The Enterobacter asburiae genome window below encodes:
- a CDS encoding amino acid permease — MEKKLGLSALTALVLSSMLGAGVFSLPQNMAAVASPSALIIGWGITGVGILLLAFAMLLLTRIRPDLDGGIFTYAREGFGELIGFCSAWGYWLCAVIANVSYLVIVFSALSFFTDTPELRLFGDGNTWQSIVGASVLLWFVHWLVLRGVQTAASINLVATLAKLVPLGLFIVLAFIAFRMDVFKLDFSGVALGVPVWEQVKNTMLITLWVFIGVEGAVVVSARARNKRDVGRATLLAVLAALGVYLLVTLLSLGVVARPELAEMRNPSMAGLMVKMLGPWGDVVIAAGLIVSVCGAYLSWTIMAAEVPFLAATHKAFPRLFARQNQNSAPSASLWLTNISVQVCLVLIWLTGSDYNTLLTIASEMILVPYFLVGAYLLKIATRPAHYVVGVGACIYGLWLLYASGPMHLLLSVVLYAPGLLVFIYARRTHQLENALKRREMALIGLLLVAALPATWMLMG, encoded by the coding sequence ATGGAAAAGAAACTTGGCCTGAGTGCTCTGACTGCACTCGTTTTAAGCTCAATGCTGGGTGCAGGCGTATTCAGTTTGCCGCAAAATATGGCGGCCGTCGCCAGCCCTTCCGCGCTCATCATTGGCTGGGGCATTACGGGTGTCGGCATACTGCTGCTGGCCTTCGCGATGCTGCTGCTCACCCGCATTCGCCCGGATCTGGACGGCGGCATTTTCACCTATGCGCGTGAAGGTTTCGGCGAGCTGATTGGCTTCTGTTCCGCGTGGGGATACTGGCTGTGTGCCGTTATCGCCAACGTCTCCTACCTGGTGATCGTCTTTTCGGCGCTCAGTTTCTTTACCGATACGCCTGAGCTGCGCCTCTTTGGCGACGGGAATACCTGGCAGTCTATTGTGGGCGCCTCGGTGTTGCTGTGGTTCGTCCACTGGCTGGTGTTACGTGGCGTACAAACGGCCGCCAGCATCAACCTGGTGGCGACGCTGGCGAAACTGGTTCCGCTCGGCCTGTTTATCGTTCTGGCCTTTATTGCGTTCCGTATGGACGTTTTCAAGCTTGATTTCAGCGGCGTTGCGCTGGGCGTTCCCGTCTGGGAGCAGGTGAAAAACACGATGCTGATTACCCTGTGGGTGTTCATCGGCGTTGAAGGCGCGGTCGTGGTTTCAGCCCGGGCCAGGAATAAACGCGATGTGGGCCGCGCGACGCTGCTGGCCGTACTGGCCGCGCTCGGGGTCTATCTGCTGGTGACGCTGCTGTCGCTGGGCGTGGTGGCGCGTCCTGAGCTGGCTGAAATGCGTAACCCGTCAATGGCAGGCCTGATGGTGAAAATGCTCGGTCCCTGGGGCGACGTGGTGATTGCCGCAGGGCTGATCGTCTCCGTCTGCGGCGCTTACCTTAGCTGGACCATCATGGCGGCTGAAGTGCCGTTCCTGGCCGCAACGCACAAGGCGTTTCCACGCCTGTTCGCCCGTCAAAACCAAAACAGCGCGCCGTCGGCATCGCTCTGGCTGACCAACATCAGCGTTCAGGTCTGTCTGGTGCTGATCTGGCTCACAGGTTCAGACTATAACACCCTGCTGACCATCGCCTCGGAGATGATTCTGGTACCCTATTTCTTAGTGGGTGCGTATCTGTTAAAAATTGCCACACGCCCGGCGCATTATGTCGTGGGTGTCGGAGCCTGTATTTACGGCCTGTGGTTGTTGTATGCTTCCGGGCCTATGCATCTGCTGCTGTCGGTGGTGCTGTACGCACCGGGTCTGCTGGTGTTTATCTATGCCCGCCGCACGCATCAGCTGG